A stretch of Pseudomonas sp. LS.1a DNA encodes these proteins:
- a CDS encoding HDOD domain-containing protein, with protein sequence MPIETKVPAQAPRTLEAWVKLLESVRIPVPKHSYDRVMAAIHDSRRSLRDIAELMQDSPALVLSVMREANHPTNASLAEPAESLEVALNRLGLERSEQLLKRLPAVPVEEIPPVLCQFQLISQHASQQASGLFASRLARLWQEIHWGSLLFLSPLWPLALAYPKLLDTWELRVIHKGEDATHVEEELFGVRIIALCQTMAEYWRLPQWVTQGYRLLLEEREQLAQVLNIARDQDLLSQQHRLDAEPGLRRWFNQPANTVLLANNLALAAQVGWDNPHLLRWQLLTALYLQTSLDDVQQQVHQQAAASARRHAQHALFHPAEALIWPWHQRRPHPDMLAPPPPSSDDLARWRKLCQHLLAQPSPFTNTVHLATQAIEALLACGMQRILLLSLDKASDYLRVQQLAGLPKEAGALALQVSQNKLLQKLLAQAGQLRITPENHSQFSALLPAPLRALFRSEHVLLRSLAVNDQVLMLMVADQGCRPLADISVQAFGKTAQCTERALSVFANRKA encoded by the coding sequence ATGCCAATTGAAACCAAGGTGCCCGCTCAGGCTCCACGTACGCTAGAGGCCTGGGTAAAGCTGCTCGAGAGTGTTCGCATCCCCGTGCCGAAGCACAGCTACGACCGGGTCATGGCCGCCATCCACGATAGCCGCCGCTCGCTGCGCGATATCGCCGAACTGATGCAGGACAGCCCGGCACTGGTGCTGTCGGTGATGCGCGAAGCCAATCACCCCACCAATGCCAGCCTGGCCGAGCCAGCCGAAAGCCTGGAAGTCGCCCTCAACCGCCTGGGTCTGGAGCGCAGCGAACAGTTGCTCAAGCGCCTGCCTGCGGTACCCGTCGAAGAGATCCCGCCGGTACTGTGCCAGTTCCAGCTGATCAGCCAGCACGCTTCGCAGCAGGCCAGCGGCCTGTTCGCCAGCCGCCTGGCACGGCTGTGGCAGGAGATCCACTGGGGTAGCCTGCTGTTCCTGTCGCCACTCTGGCCGCTGGCGCTGGCCTACCCCAAGCTGCTCGACACCTGGGAGCTGCGGGTTATCCACAAGGGCGAGGACGCCACCCATGTCGAGGAAGAGCTGTTTGGCGTGCGCATCATCGCGCTGTGCCAGACCATGGCGGAGTACTGGCGCCTGCCACAATGGGTGACCCAGGGATACCGCCTGCTGCTGGAAGAACGCGAACAGCTGGCCCAGGTGCTCAATATCGCCCGTGACCAGGACCTGCTCAGCCAGCAACACCGCCTGGATGCCGAGCCCGGCCTGCGCCGCTGGTTCAACCAGCCGGCCAACACCGTGCTGCTGGCCAATAACCTGGCCCTTGCGGCCCAGGTGGGCTGGGACAACCCGCACCTGCTGCGCTGGCAACTGCTGACCGCGCTGTACCTGCAGACCTCGCTGGATGACGTGCAGCAGCAAGTGCACCAGCAGGCTGCGGCCAGCGCCCGCCGCCATGCCCAGCATGCCTTGTTCCACCCGGCCGAAGCGCTGATCTGGCCCTGGCACCAGCGTCGCCCGCACCCGGACATGCTGGCACCGCCACCGCCCAGCAGCGACGACCTGGCGCGCTGGCGCAAGCTGTGCCAGCACCTGCTGGCCCAGCCCAGCCCGTTCACCAACACCGTGCACCTGGCCACCCAGGCCATCGAAGCCCTGCTGGCCTGCGGCATGCAGCGCATCCTGCTGCTGAGCCTGGACAAGGCCAGCGACTACCTGCGAGTACAGCAACTCGCCGGCCTGCCCAAGGAGGCCGGGGCCCTGGCCCTGCAGGTATCGCAGAACAAACTGCTGCAAAAGCTGCTGGCCCAGGCTGGACAACTGCGCATCACCCCGGAAAACCACAGCCAGTTCTCGGCCCTGCTGCCGGCCCCGCTGCGCGCCTTGTTCCGCAGCGAGCACGTGCTGCTGCGCTCGCTGGCGGTGAACGACCAGGTGCTGATGCTGATGGTGGCTGACCAGGGCTGCCGGCCACTGGCCGATATCAGCGTGCAAGCCTTCGGCAAGACCGCACAATGCACCGAGCGGGCGCTGTCGGTGTTTGCCAACCGCAAGGCCTGA
- a CDS encoding rhodanese-like domain-containing protein: MTDFSGLPLVIEAADLLQRLDSPQLILVDLSSTNRYVSGHIPGARFVEGKRTQLGQPPAPGLLPALGELEKLFSELGHRDDAVYVVYDDEGGGWAGRFIWLLDVIGHKRYHYLNGGIQAWPADKLSTEVPASGNTPVHLRIDSEPTATREYLQSRLGADDLVIWDARGPQEFSGEKVLAAKGGHIPGAINFEWTAGMDLNDHLRIRQDIAEVLQNLGITPDKEVITHCQTHRRSGFTYLVAKALGYPRVKAYAGSWSEWGNHPDTPVEV; encoded by the coding sequence ATGACTGACTTTTCCGGCCTGCCCCTGGTAATCGAAGCCGCGGACCTGCTGCAACGCCTGGATTCGCCACAGCTGATCCTGGTCGACCTGAGCAGCACCAACCGCTATGTCAGCGGGCATATTCCCGGCGCACGCTTCGTCGAAGGCAAGCGTACCCAGCTCGGCCAGCCCCCCGCGCCCGGCCTGCTGCCGGCCCTGGGCGAGCTGGAAAAACTGTTCAGCGAACTCGGCCACCGCGACGATGCCGTGTATGTGGTGTATGACGATGAAGGCGGCGGCTGGGCCGGGCGCTTCATCTGGCTGCTCGACGTGATCGGCCACAAGCGTTACCACTACCTCAATGGCGGCATCCAGGCCTGGCCGGCCGACAAGCTCTCCACCGAAGTACCCGCCAGCGGCAACACGCCTGTACACCTGCGCATCGACAGTGAGCCCACCGCTACTCGCGAGTACCTGCAAAGCCGCCTGGGCGCCGACGACCTGGTCATCTGGGACGCCCGTGGCCCGCAGGAATTCAGCGGCGAGAAAGTGCTGGCAGCCAAAGGCGGCCACATCCCCGGCGCGATCAACTTCGAGTGGACCGCCGGCATGGACCTCAACGACCACCTGCGCATCCGCCAGGACATCGCCGAAGTCCTGCAGAACCTGGGCATCACCCCCGACAAGGAAGTGATCACCCACTGCCAGACCCACCGCCGCTCCGGTTTCACTTACCTGGTGGCCAAGGCCCTCGGCTACCCACGCGTCAAGGCTTACGCCGGCTCGTGGAGCGAATGGGGCAACCACCCGGACACGCCTGTAGAAGTCTAA
- the asd gene encoding archaetidylserine decarboxylase (Phosphatidylserine decarboxylase is synthesized as a single chain precursor. Generation of the pyruvoyl active site from a Ser is coupled to cleavage of a Gly-Ser bond between the larger (beta) and smaller (alpha chains). It is an integral membrane protein.), producing the protein MKSRLFIISQYLLPHHLLSRLAGCIAECRVRWFKNAFTAWFAKRYQVNMAEAMVEDLSAYEHFNAFFTRALKPGARPLDETPGAILCPADGAVSQLGPIEHGRIFQAKGHGFSAQELLGGDPAMAAPFMGGEFATIYLSPKDYHRVHMPLAGTLREMVYVPGRLFSVNQTTAENVPELFARNERVVCLFDTERGPMAVVLVGAMIVASIETVWAGLVTPPKRELKTFRYDEASRAPIHLEKGAELGRFKLGSTAIVLFGPEQVKWAENLGAGSAVRMGQQLAAPAQA; encoded by the coding sequence ATGAAATCCCGTTTGTTCATCATCAGCCAGTACCTGCTGCCGCACCACCTGCTGTCACGGCTGGCCGGCTGCATTGCCGAGTGCCGCGTGCGCTGGTTCAAGAACGCCTTCACCGCCTGGTTCGCCAAGCGCTACCAGGTGAACATGGCCGAAGCCATGGTCGAAGACCTGAGCGCCTACGAGCACTTCAATGCATTCTTCACCCGTGCCCTGAAGCCAGGTGCCCGCCCGCTGGACGAGACCCCGGGCGCGATCCTGTGCCCGGCCGACGGTGCCGTCAGCCAGCTTGGCCCGATCGAGCACGGCCGCATCTTCCAGGCCAAGGGCCACGGCTTCAGCGCGCAGGAACTGCTGGGCGGTGACCCGGCCATGGCCGCGCCGTTCATGGGCGGCGAGTTCGCCACCATCTACCTGTCGCCCAAGGACTACCACCGCGTGCACATGCCGCTGGCCGGTACCCTGCGTGAAATGGTCTACGTGCCGGGCCGCCTGTTCTCGGTCAACCAGACCACCGCGGAGAACGTCCCCGAGCTGTTCGCCCGCAACGAGCGCGTGGTCTGCCTGTTCGATACCGAACGCGGACCGATGGCCGTGGTGCTGGTTGGCGCGATGATCGTCGCTTCGATCGAAACCGTGTGGGCAGGGCTGGTGACGCCGCCCAAGCGTGAGCTGAAGACCTTCCGTTACGACGAGGCCAGCCGCGCGCCGATCCATCTGGAGAAAGGTGCCGAACTGGGCCGTTTCAAGCTGGGTTCGACCGCTATCGTGCTGTTCGGGCCGGAGCAGGTGAAGTGGGCTGAGAACCTGGGTGCTGGTTCTGCGGTGCGCATGGGGCAGCAGTTGGCGGCGCCTGCGCAGGCTTGA
- the serB gene encoding phosphoserine phosphatase SerB: protein MREIVLINITGEDRPGLTAAITGVLLQGGVSILDIGLAVMHGTLSFGILVDIPDNEVATALLQSVQAKAHELNLQARYTPISEADYQHWADGQGEARHIVTLLSRKITPEQLQRVSAVISHYGLTIERIERLSARVALDAETDKGKAAIEISVRGVPSDSQALRADFFALAEELSVDIAFQKDDLFRRNRRLAVFDMDSTLIEAEVIDELAKAAGVGEQVAAITERAMRGELDFRASFKERMALLKGLDVGVLDEIGASLRLTEGAENLFAELKRLGYKTAILSGGFTYFARQVQARLGIDYVFANELEVVDGKVTGVAVEPIVDAQRKAELLQKLASEEGLQLEQTIAVGDGANDLPMLSLAGLGVAFRAKPLVRQSAKQAISTLGLDGVLYLLGLRDRDARG, encoded by the coding sequence GTGCGCGAAATCGTCCTGATCAACATCACCGGTGAGGACCGTCCCGGTCTCACTGCGGCTATCACCGGCGTCCTGCTGCAGGGCGGTGTGAGCATCCTCGACATTGGCCTGGCAGTCATGCACGGTACCTTGTCGTTCGGCATTCTGGTCGATATCCCGGACAACGAAGTGGCTACCGCCCTGCTGCAAAGCGTGCAGGCCAAGGCCCACGAACTGAACCTGCAGGCCCGCTACACGCCGATTTCCGAGGCGGACTACCAGCACTGGGCCGATGGCCAGGGCGAGGCGCGCCACATCGTCACCCTGCTCAGCCGCAAGATTACCCCCGAGCAGCTGCAGCGGGTGAGTGCAGTGATCAGCCATTATGGCCTGACCATCGAGCGTATCGAGCGCCTGTCGGCCCGTGTGGCGCTGGATGCCGAGACCGACAAGGGCAAGGCGGCCATCGAGATCTCCGTGCGTGGCGTGCCAAGTGACTCCCAGGCTCTGCGTGCCGATTTCTTCGCCTTGGCTGAAGAGCTGAGCGTCGACATTGCCTTTCAGAAAGATGACCTGTTCCGCCGAAACCGCCGCTTGGCGGTGTTCGACATGGACTCGACGCTGATCGAAGCCGAAGTCATCGACGAGCTGGCCAAGGCCGCTGGCGTGGGCGAGCAGGTGGCTGCGATCACCGAGCGCGCCATGCGCGGCGAACTGGACTTCCGCGCCAGCTTCAAGGAGCGCATGGCGCTGCTCAAGGGCCTGGATGTGGGCGTGCTGGACGAGATCGGTGCATCGCTGCGCCTGACCGAGGGGGCCGAGAACCTGTTTGCCGAGCTCAAGCGCCTGGGTTACAAGACTGCGATCCTGTCTGGTGGTTTTACCTACTTTGCTCGCCAGGTGCAGGCGCGGCTGGGTATCGACTATGTGTTCGCCAACGAGCTGGAAGTGGTTGATGGCAAGGTGACCGGCGTGGCCGTGGAGCCGATCGTCGATGCCCAGCGCAAGGCCGAGCTGTTGCAGAAGCTGGCCAGCGAAGAAGGCTTGCAGCTGGAGCAGACCATTGCCGTGGGTGACGGTGCCAACGACCTGCCGATGCTGTCGCTGGCCGGCCTGGGCGTGGCGTTCCGTGCCAAGCCGCTGGTGCGCCAGTCGGCCAAGCAGGCTATTTCCACCCTGGGGCTTGATGGCGTGCTGTACCTGCTGGGCTTGCGCGACCGCGACGCGCGCGGCTGA
- a CDS encoding AhpA/YtjB family protein translates to MNRPTPVKADNFFLMIYRALSQRRVPLALRIACTNIFLVALALVIYACVMGLQFKQAMHEQADALGQSLTTQTATSATELLVANDILSLNVLLGNLVKNPLVAHAAIYSVDNRILAEAGQRPRNSLLGEAEGLYQTKITFQDVTAGQLRISLDMSQFQQPMLISLQSMGILAAILLVLALTLSLRQGRFITLPLLQLRVWLRDPQPYTPATDRQDEIGDIARQLHARLAPPPPPEPEPEEEDDEQYDDLHDAAPAAKTAPRAKFAAQADDDDEQAFAGLLDDDSAPKATVVESDEPQYSAVLAVQLGSQEQLRRLPRTRLTELTERYRDCLEHAASLYDGETHTLNDGSTLVLFHSRDCGEDYLTNAICCGELLRALGHALQIEVADSGITLQLQLGLALGNDLQGLELVDLLMAEKAQDALALSQHSRNLLLVERQISDDTLIRQRARIRPIASPEGACCVERLMEPYPSMLERQLARMHERRA, encoded by the coding sequence GTGAACCGGCCCACGCCCGTCAAAGCAGACAACTTCTTCCTGATGATCTATCGCGCCCTGAGTCAACGTCGCGTGCCACTGGCACTGCGCATCGCCTGCACCAACATATTCCTGGTGGCGCTGGCGTTGGTGATCTACGCCTGTGTAATGGGCCTGCAGTTCAAGCAGGCCATGCACGAGCAGGCCGATGCCCTGGGCCAGAGCCTGACCACCCAGACCGCCACCTCGGCGACCGAGCTGCTGGTGGCCAACGACATCCTCAGCCTCAACGTGCTGCTCGGCAATCTGGTGAAGAACCCGCTGGTGGCCCATGCGGCGATCTACAGCGTGGACAACCGCATCCTCGCCGAGGCCGGCCAGCGCCCGCGCAACAGCCTGCTGGGCGAGGCCGAAGGCCTGTACCAGACCAAGATCACCTTCCAGGACGTGACTGCCGGGCAACTGCGCATCAGCCTGGACATGAGCCAGTTCCAGCAGCCGATGCTGATCAGCCTGCAGAGCATGGGCATCCTTGCCGCCATCCTGCTGGTACTGGCGCTGACCCTGAGCCTGCGCCAAGGCCGCTTCATCACCCTGCCGCTGCTGCAGCTGCGGGTGTGGCTGCGCGATCCGCAACCCTATACCCCGGCCACCGACCGCCAGGACGAGATCGGCGACATCGCTCGCCAGCTGCATGCGCGCCTGGCCCCTCCGCCGCCACCTGAGCCAGAGCCTGAGGAAGAGGACGACGAGCAGTACGACGACCTGCACGACGCCGCTCCGGCAGCCAAGACCGCACCGCGCGCCAAGTTTGCCGCCCAGGCAGACGACGATGACGAACAAGCCTTCGCCGGCCTGCTGGACGACGACAGCGCGCCCAAGGCCACCGTGGTCGAATCCGACGAACCGCAGTACAGCGCCGTGCTCGCCGTGCAACTGGGGTCGCAGGAGCAGCTGCGCCGCCTGCCACGCACGCGCCTGACCGAACTGACCGAGCGCTACCGCGATTGCCTGGAGCACGCGGCCTCGCTCTACGACGGTGAAACCCACACGCTCAACGACGGCAGCACCCTGGTGCTGTTCCACAGCCGCGACTGTGGCGAGGACTACCTGACCAACGCCATCTGCTGCGGCGAACTGTTGCGCGCCCTGGGCCATGCCCTGCAGATCGAGGTGGCGGACAGCGGCATTACCCTGCAGTTGCAACTGGGCCTGGCCCTGGGCAACGACCTGCAAGGGCTGGAGCTGGTGGACCTGCTGATGGCCGAGAAGGCCCAGGACGCCCTGGCGCTGTCGCAGCACAGCCGCAACCTGTTGCTGGTGGAGCGGCAGATCAGCGATGACACGCTGATTCGCCAGCGCGCCCGCATTCGCCCGATTGCCAGCCCGGAAGGCGCCTGCTGCGTGGAGCGCCTGATGGAGCCCTACCCGTCGATGCTGGAGCGGCAGTTGGCGCGGATGCACGAACGCCGGGCCTGA
- a CDS encoding PqiC family protein: MKFLRLPFALLMTGLLGLGGCTMHQPVALYQLDSGDPGQPSQSAGMAVVLGPVSVADYLQRETFLQRQADGSLTSATDGRWAGSLSSDIDQLLVRQLAWRLDSQRVVLAPAAAGFNPDVQVLLSITRLDSGKDQPAILDAQWRLLDRRGHVRDNRIVHLEQPHAGSEASQVQAQGQLLQKLAEQLSTAVKPLANQPAIAEESPKKPAAPVQVKKTPEKSKIPMAAPIRTDMEVYRF; this comes from the coding sequence ATGAAATTTCTGCGCCTTCCATTTGCGCTGTTGATGACTGGCCTGCTGGGCCTTGGCGGGTGCACCATGCACCAGCCGGTTGCCCTGTACCAGCTCGACAGTGGTGATCCTGGCCAGCCTTCGCAGAGTGCAGGCATGGCCGTGGTACTCGGCCCGGTATCGGTGGCCGATTACCTGCAACGCGAGACGTTCCTGCAGCGTCAGGCCGACGGCAGCCTGACTTCGGCGACCGACGGTCGTTGGGCTGGCAGCCTTTCGTCGGATATCGACCAGCTGCTGGTGCGCCAGCTCGCCTGGCGCCTGGACAGCCAGCGCGTGGTGCTGGCCCCGGCGGCTGCCGGTTTCAACCCGGATGTACAAGTGCTGCTGTCGATCACTCGCCTGGACTCGGGCAAGGACCAGCCGGCCATTCTGGATGCCCAGTGGCGCCTTCTGGACCGCCGTGGCCATGTGCGTGACAACCGCATCGTTCACCTTGAGCAGCCGCACGCGGGCAGCGAGGCGTCGCAGGTGCAGGCCCAGGGCCAATTGCTGCAGAAGCTGGCCGAACAGCTGAGCACGGCGGTCAAGCCGCTGGCCAACCAGCCAGCGATTGCCGAAGAGTCGCCTAAGAAGCCAGCTGCGCCGGTACAGGTGAAGAAGACGCCAGAGAAATCCAAGATCCCGATGGCTGCACCAATTCGTACCGATATGGAAGTCTATCGGTTCTGA
- the parC gene encoding DNA topoisomerase IV subunit A, which yields MSDSLELSLDGVERRSLADFTEQAYLNYSMYVIMDRALPHIGDGLKPVQRRIVYAMSELGLDADAKHKKSARTVGDVLGKFHPHGDSACYEAMVLMAQPFSYRYTLVDGQGNWGAPDDPKSFAAMRYTEARLSRYAEVLLSEVGQGTVDWVPNFDGTLQEPAVLPARLPNILLNGTTGIAVGMATDVPPHNLREVAAACVRLLDEPKASIEQLCEHIQGPDYPTEAEIVTPRAEILKMYESGRGSIRMRAVYRVEDGDIVVTALPHQVSGAKVLEQIAAQMQAKKLPMVADLRDESDHENPCRIVIIPRSNRVDADELMQHLFATTDLESSYRVNVNIIGLDGRPQLKNLRALLLEWLEFRTTTVRRRLQHRLDKVEKRLHLLEGLLTAFLNLDEVIHIIRTEDQPKQALIARFDLTEIQADYILETRLRQLARLEEMKIRGEQDELLKEQAKLLALLGSDAKLRKLVRSELIKDAETYGDDRRSPIVERAEAKALSENELMPTEPVTVVLSEKGWVRCAKGHDIDATGLSYKAGDGFKAAAAGRSNQFAVLIDSTGRSYSLAAHSLPSARGQGEPLTGRLTPPPGATFECVLLPDDDALYVVASDAGYGFVVKGEDLQAKNKAGKGLLSLPNGAKVMTPRPVANREQDWLAAVTTEGRLLVFKVSDLPQLGKGKGNKIIGVPGDRVASREEFVTDLAVIAEGATLVLQAGKRTLSLKADDLEHYKGERGRRGSKLPRGFQRVDGLQVEVPA from the coding sequence ATGAGCGACTCACTGGAACTCAGCCTGGACGGCGTAGAACGCCGCTCGCTGGCTGACTTCACCGAACAGGCCTACCTCAACTACTCCATGTACGTGATCATGGACCGCGCCCTGCCGCACATCGGCGACGGCCTGAAGCCGGTGCAGCGACGCATCGTCTACGCCATGAGCGAGTTGGGGCTCGATGCCGATGCCAAGCACAAGAAGTCGGCGCGTACCGTCGGTGACGTGCTCGGCAAGTTCCACCCCCACGGCGACTCGGCCTGCTACGAGGCCATGGTGCTGATGGCGCAGCCGTTCAGCTACCGCTACACCCTGGTCGACGGCCAGGGCAACTGGGGTGCGCCGGACGATCCGAAATCGTTCGCCGCCATGCGTTATACCGAAGCGCGTCTGTCGCGCTACGCCGAAGTGCTGCTCAGCGAAGTCGGCCAGGGCACCGTGGACTGGGTGCCGAACTTCGACGGCACCTTGCAGGAGCCGGCCGTGCTGCCGGCGCGCCTGCCCAATATCCTGCTCAACGGCACCACGGGTATTGCCGTGGGCATGGCCACCGACGTGCCGCCGCACAACCTGCGTGAAGTGGCCGCGGCCTGTGTGCGCCTGCTCGACGAGCCCAAGGCCAGCATCGAGCAGCTGTGCGAGCACATCCAGGGGCCGGACTACCCGACCGAGGCCGAGATCGTCACGCCGCGGGCAGAAATCCTAAAGATGTACGAAAGCGGCCGTGGCTCTATCCGCATGCGCGCCGTGTACCGCGTCGAGGATGGCGACATCGTCGTCACCGCGCTGCCGCACCAGGTCTCCGGGGCCAAGGTGCTGGAGCAGATTGCCGCGCAGATGCAGGCCAAGAAGCTGCCGATGGTCGCCGACCTGCGTGACGAGTCGGACCACGAGAACCCGTGCCGCATCGTCATCATCCCGCGCTCCAACCGCGTGGACGCCGATGAACTGATGCAGCACCTGTTCGCCACCACCGACCTTGAGAGCAGCTACCGGGTCAACGTCAACATCATCGGCCTGGACGGCCGGCCACAGCTGAAGAACCTGCGTGCGCTGCTGCTGGAGTGGCTGGAGTTCCGTACCACTACCGTTCGTCGCCGCCTGCAGCACCGCCTGGACAAGGTGGAGAAGCGCCTGCACCTGCTGGAAGGTTTGCTGACCGCGTTCCTCAACCTGGATGAGGTTATCCACATCATCCGTACCGAGGACCAGCCCAAGCAGGCCCTGATTGCCCGTTTCGACCTGACCGAGATCCAGGCCGACTACATCCTCGAGACCCGCCTGCGGCAGCTGGCGCGCCTGGAAGAGATGAAGATCCGCGGCGAGCAGGATGAACTGCTGAAAGAGCAGGCCAAACTGCTCGCCCTGCTGGGCAGCGATGCCAAGCTGCGCAAACTGGTACGCAGCGAGCTGATCAAGGATGCCGAAACCTATGGCGACGACCGCCGCTCGCCGATCGTCGAGCGTGCCGAAGCCAAGGCCCTGTCGGAAAACGAGCTGATGCCGACCGAGCCGGTCACCGTGGTGCTGTCGGAGAAAGGCTGGGTGCGCTGCGCCAAGGGCCACGATATCGATGCCACCGGCCTGTCATACAAGGCCGGCGATGGCTTCAAGGCTGCTGCCGCCGGGCGCTCCAACCAGTTTGCCGTGCTCATCGACTCCACCGGTCGCAGCTACTCGCTGGCCGCCCATAGCCTGCCTTCGGCGCGTGGCCAGGGCGAACCGCTGACCGGGCGCCTGACGCCTCCACCGGGGGCCACCTTCGAGTGCGTGCTGTTGCCGGACGACGACGCGCTGTACGTGGTGGCCTCGGACGCCGGCTACGGCTTCGTGGTCAAGGGTGAAGACCTGCAGGCCAAGAACAAGGCCGGCAAGGGCTTGCTCAGCCTGCCCAACGGCGCCAAGGTCATGACCCCGCGCCCGGTGGCCAACCGCGAGCAGGACTGGCTGGCGGCGGTGACCACCGAAGGCCGTCTGCTGGTGTTCAAGGTCAGCGACTTGCCCCAGTTGGGCAAAGGCAAGGGCAACAAGATCATCGGTGTGCCGGGCGACCGGGTGGCCAGCCGTGAAGAATTTGTTACCGATCTGGCCGTGATTGCCGAAGGTGCGACACTTGTATTGCAAGCCGGCAAGCGTACCCTATCTCTGAAAGCTGACGACCTGGAGCATTACAAGGGCGAGCGAGGACGGCGCGGCAGCAAGCTGCCACGTGGGTTCCAGCGGGTCGATGGGTTGCAGGTGGAAGTGCCGGCGTAA
- a CDS encoding retropepsin-like aspartic protease family protein, translated as MSQAPGKRAGKVLMIVAWAAALFLATRFFGQWEDSQRNPNAQVQSSHGEGFIEVRLLGNGQGHFVVDGAINGQMVHFMLDTGATDVAIPEALGRELGLERGSPVQLSTANGRTEGYRTRLASLQLGDIRLQDVRAIVVPGLDGQTVLLGMSALKQLEFTQRGGTMLLRQNLK; from the coding sequence ATGAGCCAGGCACCGGGCAAGCGGGCTGGCAAGGTATTGATGATCGTCGCCTGGGCGGCGGCGCTGTTTCTTGCCACGCGCTTCTTCGGCCAATGGGAAGACAGCCAGCGCAACCCCAATGCCCAGGTGCAGTCGTCGCATGGTGAAGGCTTTATCGAGGTGCGCCTGCTGGGCAACGGCCAGGGCCACTTCGTGGTGGATGGCGCGATCAACGGCCAGATGGTGCATTTCATGCTCGACACCGGGGCTACCGACGTGGCCATCCCCGAGGCGTTGGGCCGCGAGCTGGGACTGGAGCGCGGCAGCCCGGTGCAGCTCAGTACCGCCAACGGCCGTACCGAAGGCTACCGCACGCGCCTGGCCAGCCTGCAGCTGGGGGATATCCGCCTGCAGGACGTGCGCGCCATCGTGGTGCCGGGCCTGGACGGGCAGACTGTATTGCTGGGCATGAGTGCCCTGAAACAACTTGAATTTACCCAGCGCGGCGGCACCATGCTGCTGCGCCAGAACCTGAAATGA
- a CDS encoding esterase-like activity of phytase family protein, which translates to MIRQLLAACLALVALPSLAGNWPELKLSAEHPIDGMRGGNLSGLVECRGGLWGVSDRDDDRIYRFDRQNPTWRAQPLTFTPPAVPESGLPWGLKSRNWAASYIRGGELDFEGISCDQAGNLYLVSEAHAAVLQLPLEGEADWLKIDPAMVRQARASGMLLNFNALFEGLAINPAGDRLWLAAERERRGLVAIERQQSVWTCGRSCVLLSEAGVEMQPAQMPNAQALSRDFADLAWFEGKLFTLERNAYRVCRRDTDSGKVERCWSFAADALVESRRYQQPFGLAEALVIDAKGAWIGVDNNNGARADGETRPIVWRFDAPEGGWSAKP; encoded by the coding sequence TTGATTCGGCAGCTTCTGGCTGCCTGCCTGGCGCTGGTTGCCCTGCCGAGCCTGGCGGGCAACTGGCCAGAGCTGAAGCTGAGCGCCGAGCACCCGATCGACGGCATGCGCGGAGGCAACCTGTCTGGCCTGGTGGAATGCCGGGGCGGGCTGTGGGGCGTGTCCGACCGCGACGACGACCGTATTTACCGTTTCGACCGGCAAAACCCGACCTGGCGCGCGCAACCGCTCACCTTCACCCCGCCAGCGGTACCGGAAAGTGGCCTGCCGTGGGGCCTGAAGTCGCGCAACTGGGCGGCGTCGTATATCCGTGGTGGCGAGCTGGATTTCGAAGGCATCAGCTGTGACCAGGCGGGTAACCTGTACCTGGTCAGCGAGGCTCATGCCGCGGTGCTGCAACTGCCGCTGGAAGGCGAGGCGGACTGGTTGAAGATTGACCCTGCCATGGTTCGTCAGGCCCGGGCCAGCGGCATGCTGCTGAACTTCAACGCCTTGTTCGAAGGCCTGGCGATCAACCCGGCGGGCGACCGCCTGTGGCTGGCCGCCGAGCGCGAACGCCGTGGCCTGGTGGCCATCGAACGCCAGCAATCGGTGTGGACCTGCGGACGCAGCTGTGTGCTGCTGAGCGAGGCTGGCGTCGAAATGCAGCCGGCGCAAATGCCCAATGCCCAGGCACTGTCGCGCGACTTCGCCGACCTGGCCTGGTTCGAGGGCAAGTTGTTCACCCTGGAACGCAACGCCTACCGGGTCTGCCGGCGGGATACCGACAGCGGCAAGGTCGAGCGCTGCTGGTCGTTCGCTGCCGATGCCCTGGTCGAGTCGCGCCGCTATCAACAGCCGTTTGGCCTGGCCGAGGCCCTGGTGATCGACGCCAAGGGCGCCTGGATCGGTGTGGACAACAACAACGGCGCCCGCGCCGATGGCGAGACACGCCCGATCGTCTGGCGCTTCGACGCGCCGGAAGGCGGATGGAGCGCCAAGCCATGA